The genome window CCAGTGGATCTCCAGCGCCAGCGCGTCCGCGCCGAGCGACGCAAGACCTTGCTGCAACCGGCGCTTGCCGATCCAGCACCAGGGGCAGACCACGTCGGACCAGATGTCGATGCGCATGAGCGGGGATTGGGGAGTGGTGATTGGGGATTCGCAAAAGCATAAGCCCGATTGCCGCGTGAAGCGGGGATTCGGGATTGGGGAGTGGGGATTCGCAAAAGCGGGCCGCGTGCGGCGTTTGGCTTTACGCTTTTACCAATCCCTAATCCCGACTCCCCAATCCCTGCCACTCGCAGAATGGACAGCTAGCCAGCGCCACGTTGTAGTACCGCGGGTCGTCGGTGACTTCGGCGCCGAGCCAGTCCGGTTTGGCGAAGGCTTCGTCGGCGCTGTCCAGCTCGATTTCGGCGACCACCAGCCCGGCGTTGTCGCCGAGGAACTCGTCGACCTCCCACAGGTGGCCCTGGTGCTGCACCAGGTGCCGGCGCTTGTCGATCAGCCCGCCGACGCACAGAGCCAGCAGCGCGCGCGCATCGTCCACCGGAACCGGATACTCGAACTCCTGGCGGGTATGTCCGAGCTCGCGCGACTTGAGGTTGAGGAACGCCTGCTCGCCCTGCACCCGCACCCGCACCGAGGCCTTCTGCGCCCCGCTGGCCAGCGCCGCCTGGTCGTTGAGATAACCCTGCGCCATCGGGATCACCGCATGCGCCGCCGCACGCCAGCCATCGCCGGTCACCAGGAATTTGCGTTCGATTTCGATGGCCATGGGAATCGGGAATGGAGAAAGGAGAATGGAAAAAGCATAAACCGCGCGCGCAGCCGCCGTGACGATTCCCTACTCCCGATTCCCCATTCCCGGCTTCTCAAACACCGCAATGCTCTCCACATGCGCGGTATGCGGGAACATGTCCATCGCGCCGGCGGCCTTGAGCACGAAGCCCTGTTCGTTGACCAGGTAGCCGGCGTCGCGCGCCAGCGAGCCGGGGTGGCAGCTGACGTAGACGATGCGCTGGAACTGCTTCAGCGGCAGTTGCTGCAGGACCTCCAGCGCGCCGGAGCGCGGCGGGTCCAGCAGCAGCTTGTCGAAGCCCTGGCGCATCCACGGCGCCTGGCGCTGGTCCTGGGTCAGGTCGGCGGCGAAGAACTGGGCATTGTCCAGGCCGTTGCGCTGCGCGTTCTCCCGCGCGCGCGCCACCAGCCCGGCGTCGCCTTCCACGCCGACCACCTCGCGCACGGTGCGCGCCAGCGGCAGGGTGAAGTTGCCCAGGCCGCAGAACAGGTCCAGCACCCGGTCGCCGGGCTGCGCGTCGAGCAGCGCCAGCGCATGCGCGATCATCTTTTCGTTGAGCGCGGCGTTGACCTGGATGAAGTCCAGCGGCCGGAACGCCAGTTCCACGTCCCACTGCGGCAGCCGGAACGACAGCGGCACCGCCTGCGGATACAGCGGATGCACGCTGTCCACGCCGCCGGGCTGCAGGAAGATGGCGAAGTCGTGTTGCTGGGCGAAGGCGATCAGCGCGGCCTGGTCGCGCGCGCTCAGCGGCTGCATGTGGCGGAAGGTCAGCGCCACCGCGGCGTCGCCGGCGATGAACTCGATCTGCGGGATGTCGCGCTTGCCGTCGAGGCTTTCGACCAGCTCCGCCAGCGCGGTCACCTTGAAGCCGATCTGCGGAATCACCGTGTGGCAGACCGACAGGTCGGCGACGAAGCGCGGGTCCTGCTCGCGGAAACCGACCAGGGTCTTGTCCTTCTTTTCCACCCGCCGCACCGAGAAGCGGCCCTTGCGCCGGTAGCCCCAGGGCGCGCCGGTCAGCGCCGGCAGCACCGCCTGCGGGGTCACGTGGCCGATGCGCTCCAGGTTTTCGGTCAGCACCCGCTGCTTGGCGACGATCTGCTGGTCCTCGGCCAGGTGCTGCAGCACGCAGCCGGCGCAGACCCCGAAATGCGGACAGCGCGGCGTCACCCGCTGCGGCGAGGCCTGCAGCACCTGCAGCGTGCGCGCCTCGTCGAAGTGGCGGTTGCGCGCGGTGGGTTCGGCCAGCACGGTCTCGCCGGGCAGCGCGCCAGCGACGAAGGCGACCTTGTCGCCCTCGCGGCGGGCGACGCCGCGGCCGTCGTGGCTGAGGTCGGCGATGTCGGTCTGGAAGGGCGTGCGGTCGAGACGGTTTCGGGATCGGGCCACGTGGCAACAGGCTGCGGGCGAAAAAGGGCGGCCATTGTCGCAGATGGACCGGGCCGGGACCGGCTTGCGATTGCCGCGCCGGCGAGGCAAAGTGGCGCGACGCACGCGCGCAGCCGCGCGGGAGGCGACCACGCCGCATGGAGGCATCAGCATGGCATCGACCCAGGACCCGGTAACGCGACTGCTGCTCGTCGAAGACGACCCGATCAGCCGCGCCTTCTTCGACGCGACGCTGCAGTCGCTGCCGGCACAGGTGGACCTGGCCGACTCCGTCGCCAGCGCCCTCGCCCGCGCGCAGGCGCAGACGCACGACCTGTGGCTGATCGACGCCAACCTGCCCGACGGCCGCGGCAGCGACCTGCTGCGCCAGTTGCAGCGGGAACACCCGGACACCCTGGGGTTGGCGCATACCGCCGACGCCAGCGCCACCGTCCGCACGCAGTTGCTCGACGCGGGGTTCGCCGACGTGCTGCTCAAGCCGCTCACTACCGAGCGGCTGCTGCAGTCGGTACGCCGGCTGCTCGCGCGCGGCCGTGTCGGCGCCGCAGCCGGGACCGCCGAGCCGACCCTGGACTGGGACGAGACCACCGCGCTGGCCGCGCTCAACGGCGAGCGCGCGCATCTGATCGCCCTGCGCGAGCTGTTCCTGGCCGAGCTGCCCGGCACCCGCGACGCGGTCGCCTCGGCCCTGCAGCTCAGCGACGACCAGGCCGTGCGCACCCATCTGCACCGGCTGCAGGCCAGCTGCGGCTTCGTCGGCGCCGCGCGTCTGGCGCGTGCCGTGCGCCAGTTGCATGGCGATCCGGCCTCCTCGCATGCCCGGCACCAGTTCAGCGAGGCGGTGGCAGCGTTGTTGCACTGAAATCCCGGATTGGGGATTGGGGATAACACCCCGGCTTCTTGTAGGAGCGGCTTCAGCCGCGACCAGCGCACCAGGGCGTTGCCAGGCGGATCCCGAACGCGGCCGCCCTCGCCCACAGCCCGCCCTCACCGATCCTGTCGTGAAACGTCGACGAAAACGGCGGCGCCGCGAACGCGCCCGCGCCCGCGCCGCCGAGATTTGCAAATGAGATTTGTTATCATATAAATTAACGATTCAACAACATCTCCGGACCAGCCATCGCCCCGTCCGGTCACAACCGCAACAGGGGCTTCTCATGTTTCAAAATGCATTCCACCGGCCAGCGCCGGCCATGGGCGTGCTCGCCCGCGCCTTGCTGGCCGCCCTCGTGGCCGCCGCGTCCACCTCGGCCAACGCCCAGGACACCGCCACCGCCGACGACACCCGCGATGCCCAGCCATCGGCCGACGCCACGCAGCTGGACACGGTCATGGTCAAAGGCCAGCGGCTCAGCCTGGACCTGCAGCAGGATGCGGCGGTCGGCGCGCTGGGCACGTCCCGCCTGCTGGATACGCCGTTCTCGGTGACGCTGGTCGAAGCGCCGGAGATCGCGCGGCGCCAGGCCACCACGCTGGGACAGATCTTCATCAACGATCCGTCGGTGTTCGCCGCCGAACCGCCGGCCACCACCAATTGGTGGGGCACGCAGATCCGTGGCATCGGCGTGCGCAATTTCTACGTGGACGGCGTGCCGATGCTGATGGAATGGGGCGGCGAGTTTCCGCTGGAAGCGGTGCAATCGGTGCAGGCGCTGAAGGGCCTGGGCGGCTTCATGTACGGCTTCGGCGCACCGGGCGGCATCGTCAGCTACCAGACCAAGCGCCCGACCGACAGCCCGCTGCTGGCCACCACGCTCGGCTACCGTAACGACAGCGCGTTCTCGGCGCAGGTGGATGCGGGCGGGCGCGCCAACGGCCCGGATTCCTTCGGCTATCGGCTCAATGCCGGTCTCGAACGCGGCGACGCGTACAACGGCGCGGGGATCGACCGCAAGACGATCGCGCTGGCCGTCGAGCAACCGATCGTCGAGGGCCTGACCTGGCATGCGGAGCTGGTGCACGAGCGCAACACGCTCGAACACGAGCCGCTGTACTTCTACTGGGATGCCTACCAGGGCGCGCGCCTGCCCAGGCCGACCGACGACTACGCCAAGCTCCGCGTCGACGGCGCCTACTACAAGACCGCACTGCTGCACGCGACCACCGGCCTGAACTGGCGCATCGACGAGCGCTGGAGCGCGGCGCTGAGCCTGGGCGGCAGCCGCCGCCGGCACACATCGCACAAGATGTTCGCCAACCTGCTCGACGAAGCGGGCGACTACGCCGGCTACGCCTACGACTTCGGTGCGGTGCTGCGCAACAGCGTGGCGCAACTGCTGGTCACCGGCCGCGTCGAGACCGGCCCGGTGGCGCACGAGCTGGTGTTTGGCGCCTCGGTGCAGCGCAGTTGGGACCAGTGGAGCAAGGCGTTCTACTGGAGCCACGACTTCGACGGCAATCTGTATCGCCAGCAGA of Xanthomonas sacchari contains these proteins:
- a CDS encoding TonB-dependent siderophore receptor, coding for MGVLARALLAALVAAASTSANAQDTATADDTRDAQPSADATQLDTVMVKGQRLSLDLQQDAAVGALGTSRLLDTPFSVTLVEAPEIARRQATTLGQIFINDPSVFAAEPPATTNWWGTQIRGIGVRNFYVDGVPMLMEWGGEFPLEAVQSVQALKGLGGFMYGFGAPGGIVSYQTKRPTDSPLLATTLGYRNDSAFSAQVDAGGRANGPDSFGYRLNAGLERGDAYNGAGIDRKTIALAVEQPIVEGLTWHAELVHERNTLEHEPLYFYWDAYQGARLPRPTDDYAKLRVDGAYYKTALLHATTGLNWRIDERWSAALSLGGSRRRHTSHKMFANLLDEAGDYAGYAYDFGAVLRNSVAQLLVTGRVETGPVAHELVFGASVQRSWDQWSKAFYWSHDFDGNLYRQQTFRPTRRPDYSLAPVSADLRQKAVFVSDTMQFGEHWRAILGARHVDYQQRDLDGNAAVDSGYRTSVTTPTVALIYKPIEDVSLYASYVESLEPGSRVGTDALPAYANAGSVLKPTVSKQYELGAKLQSGRFALTTAAFRIERGAEIDAYRDGQRYLTQDGLTLYRGLEVIGSVGVTENLELGVGGLWMDPRLEDLSPDNAALRGNRPAGAARRQLLANATWRVPGVRGLSLHGNVRYSGDAYYEDQNRVLIPGHTLAAAGFQYATTLGGYDALLTGNINNLFNRTYWNQHTLGEARNAALSLRIDWR
- a CDS encoding CYTH domain-containing protein; its protein translation is MAIEIERKFLVTGDGWRAAAHAVIPMAQGYLNDQAALASGAQKASVRVRVQGEQAFLNLKSRELGHTRQEFEYPVPVDDARALLALCVGGLIDKRRHLVQHQGHLWEVDEFLGDNAGLVVAEIELDSADEAFAKPDWLGAEVTDDPRYYNVALASCPFCEWQGLGSRD
- the rlmD gene encoding 23S rRNA (uracil(1939)-C(5))-methyltransferase RlmD, which encodes MARSRNRLDRTPFQTDIADLSHDGRGVARREGDKVAFVAGALPGETVLAEPTARNRHFDEARTLQVLQASPQRVTPRCPHFGVCAGCVLQHLAEDQQIVAKQRVLTENLERIGHVTPQAVLPALTGAPWGYRRKGRFSVRRVEKKDKTLVGFREQDPRFVADLSVCHTVIPQIGFKVTALAELVESLDGKRDIPQIEFIAGDAAVALTFRHMQPLSARDQAALIAFAQQHDFAIFLQPGGVDSVHPLYPQAVPLSFRLPQWDVELAFRPLDFIQVNAALNEKMIAHALALLDAQPGDRVLDLFCGLGNFTLPLARTVREVVGVEGDAGLVARARENAQRNGLDNAQFFAADLTQDQRQAPWMRQGFDKLLLDPPRSGALEVLQQLPLKQFQRIVYVSCHPGSLARDAGYLVNEQGFVLKAAGAMDMFPHTAHVESIAVFEKPGMGNRE
- a CDS encoding Hpt domain-containing response regulator; amino-acid sequence: MSMASTQDPVTRLLLVEDDPISRAFFDATLQSLPAQVDLADSVASALARAQAQTHDLWLIDANLPDGRGSDLLRQLQREHPDTLGLAHTADASATVRTQLLDAGFADVLLKPLTTERLLQSVRRLLARGRVGAAAGTAEPTLDWDETTALAALNGERAHLIALRELFLAELPGTRDAVASALQLSDDQAVRTHLHRLQASCGFVGAARLARAVRQLHGDPASSHARHQFSEAVAALLH